The genomic interval CGCCGAGACGCCGACGGCGACGCCGACGTAGACGGCGAGTACCACGCACAGCAGGGCGAGGGAGACGAGCGTCGCGCCGAGGTCGACGGTACCCCCGCGAATCGAGAAGACGACCAGCGCGACGGCCAGCGACCCGAGCGCCGCCGCGACGAACCACGCGAGGCGGCCGAGGAGCGTCCCGACGACGACCTGTCGGCGGGAGAACGGCAGCGCCAGCAGTCCGCGGAGACGGCCGCTCTCGCGGTCGGCGGCCAGCACGTCCGCACAGCGAACCACGACGAGGAACGGTGCTACCTGGGTCACGACGGCCACGATGGAGGAGAACCCGACCTCCCCGCGGCCCGCCTGCGTGTAGGCGAACAGGCCGGCGACGAGGAGGAACAGGACGACGGTGACGTACCCGGTCCCCGACCGAATCGGGTCGACGGCGCTCCGCCGGACGAGGACCGCGAGCGAACCGGCCCGTGGAGCGGTGTCGGTGGGAGCGGTGTCGACAGTGGACCTGGCGGTGTCGTTGGCGGCGGCGGTGGAAGTCCCAGTGGCGTCGGCGTCGGTCGACGACGAGGTCGTGTCCGCCACGCTCACCGACCCCCGGTGTACGTCGCGAACAGGCGTTCGAGCGAGGCGTCCTCGCTGTCGATGTCGAGGACGGTCGCACCGTCGGTGCGAACGGCGTCGACGACGGCGGCCTTCCGGTCGTCCGGGCAGGTGACGGTCACGCTCGTCCCGTCGACGGTCGCCTCGGCGACGCCAGCGACGTCGCGGACGGCCGCGAGCGCCACCTCAGAGAGGTCGTCGACGGTGACGACGAACGACGAGCGAGCGCCGGTCGCCTCGCGCAGGTCGTCGATGCTGTCCTCGGCGACGACCTCGCCGTCCGAGAGGATGCCGACGCGGTCACAGACCGCCTCGACCTGTTCGAGGATGTGGCTGGAGAAGAACACCGTCGCACCGCGAGCGTTCTCCTCGCGGACGATACGTCGCATCTCGCGCGCGCCGTTGGGGTCCAGCCCCGCCGACGGTTCGTCGAGGACGAGCAGGTCGGGGTCACCGACCAGCGCCATCGCGAGTTTCAGGCGCTGACCCATGCCGGTCGAGAAGCCGTCGGCGGTGAAGTCGACCACGCGACCGAGGCCGACGCGTTCGAGCAGGGCCACGGGGTCGTCGTCGCTCCCCTTCGCGTCGGCGACGAACTGGACGTGCTGGCGGGCGGTGAGGTGGCCGAACAGACGCATGTCGGGAAGCGCGCCGACGCGCTCTCGGACCCGTTCGCCCTCCTCCTGGGCGTCGTGCCCGAAGACGCGGGCGCTGCCGTCGGTCGGCCGGACGTAGTCGAGGACGATGTCGATGGTCGTCGACTTCCCGGCACCGTTGGGACCGAGGAAGCCGAACACCTCGCCGCGACGCACCGTCAGGTCGACGTCTCTGAGGGCGACGACGTCGCCGTATCGCTTCTGGAGGGAACGCAGTTCGAGCGCGGACATATCTCTCGTCGTGACAGCGAAATCAAGTAACTATCGACACGTCCGAACGCAGTGAAAGGGGGGAAAGGGACGGACGGTCGTAGAACCGCCGTTGTGGGGGTGCGAAACCGGGGAGGGGGGAAAGGTCCCAGTCCGCTACCCACACGTTCTATTCGTACCCGGACTGTATTATATCTTTCCATCTCGTGTAAAATTAACAATCAGTGAGAACCTCGAAACCAGTCGAGCCGACGCCAGTAACGGGCGACGGGACGCCGATTTCAGGCGGCCGCCGCCTGAACCCCCACGCTTTTCCGACGAGTGGGCGTCTGGGGTGGCAGGTACGTCGTCGGTTCGCGACGGCGTCAACGCTGGCTCAGTGCCGATTCACGTCGACCGAGTTCATCAATGAACGACCGATATCGACCCGAAGACGGGCAGTGCGGGGCATCGATTCGTGGCTGACTCACCCGACGACACCGACGAGCAGTTGGGCGGCCTGTTCCGGGCCGACACCGAGCGCGAGCCGGGCGACGGCAACGTCCGGCGCTGGGGGTTCGACGTCCACCCGAGGGTGTTCCCCGCCGCGGCGGCGCTCGCGGTCGTCTTCGTCGTCCTGACCCTACTGTTCAGCGACGTCGCCGCGCTGTTCGGTCTCACCGGGCCCGAGGGCGCCCCGATGACCGCGGCCGACGCCTTCGGAGCCGTCCTCGGCGGCGTCTCCGGGACGTTCGGCTGGTTCTACATCCTCGCGGTGAACCTGTTCATCGTGGTCGTCCTCTACTTCGCGCTGAGCGGCTACGGGAACATCAGACTCGGCGGCCCACACGCCGAACCGGAGTTCAGCGACTTCGCGTGGTACTCGATGCTGTTCAGCGCCGGGATGGGTATCGGCCTGATGTTCTGGGCCGTCGGCGAACCGCTGACGCACCTCACGACGGTGCCGCCGTTCTTCGACGTGCAACCAGGGACGGCGGCGGCCGGACAGGCTGCCCTCGGCACGACGTTCTTCCACTGGGGGTTCCACCCGTGGGCCATCTACGCCCTCGTGGGCCTCGGCCTCGCGTTCTTCTCGTTCAACCGGGGGCTGCCGCTGACCTTCCGGTCGGTGTTCTGGCCCATCCTCGGCGAGCGTATCTACGACTGGCCGGGGGACGTCGTCGACGTGCTGGCGGTGGTGGCGACGCTGTTCGGCCTCTCGACGTCGCTCGGCCTCGGCGTCCAGCAGATCAACGCCGGCCTCACGTTCCTGTCGGGGCGCTACCTCCCGTTCGGGATACCCAGTTCGCCGCTCGTGCAGGTCGGTATCATCGCCGTCATCACGGCCATCGCCACGATGTCGGTCGTCGCGGGGCTCGACGGCGGCGTCAAACTGCTGAGCGAACTCAACCTCTATGTGATGGCCGCCCTGCTCGGCGCGGTGTTGCTCATCGGCCCGACGGTGTTCCTGCTCGGGACGTTCGTCGAGACGCTGGGATTCTACGTCAGCGTCCTCCCCGAACTCGCCTTCTGGAGCGAGTCGTTCACCGGCACGTCCTGGCAGAACACGTGGACCGTCTTCTACTGGGGCTGGTGGGTGTCGT from Halomarina salina carries:
- a CDS encoding ABC transporter permease subunit, whose translation is MADTTSSSTDADATGTSTAAANDTARSTVDTAPTDTAPRAGSLAVLVRRSAVDPIRSGTGYVTVVLFLLVAGLFAYTQAGRGEVGFSSIVAVVTQVAPFLVVVRCADVLAADRESGRLRGLLALPFSRRQVVVGTLLGRLAWFVAAALGSLAVALVVFSIRGGTVDLGATLVSLALLCVVLAVYVGVAVGVSAAVPTTTRAVVAASGVWLVTQLFWSTLPGLVTYLLNGFEGAGEPAWADTFVALGPFDAYQTLATAFVQGGDVPPVLGGEPWSALLVLLVWFAAPLLLGLRRFERASL
- a CDS encoding ABC transporter ATP-binding protein, which gives rise to MSALELRSLQKRYGDVVALRDVDLTVRRGEVFGFLGPNGAGKSTTIDIVLDYVRPTDGSARVFGHDAQEEGERVRERVGALPDMRLFGHLTARQHVQFVADAKGSDDDPVALLERVGLGRVVDFTADGFSTGMGQRLKLAMALVGDPDLLVLDEPSAGLDPNGAREMRRIVREENARGATVFFSSHILEQVEAVCDRVGILSDGEVVAEDSIDDLREATGARSSFVVTVDDLSEVALAAVRDVAGVAEATVDGTSVTVTCPDDRKAAVVDAVRTDGATVLDIDSEDASLERLFATYTGGR
- a CDS encoding BCCT family transporter; protein product: MADSPDDTDEQLGGLFRADTEREPGDGNVRRWGFDVHPRVFPAAAALAVVFVVLTLLFSDVAALFGLTGPEGAPMTAADAFGAVLGGVSGTFGWFYILAVNLFIVVVLYFALSGYGNIRLGGPHAEPEFSDFAWYSMLFSAGMGIGLMFWAVGEPLTHLTTVPPFFDVQPGTAAAGQAALGTTFFHWGFHPWAIYALVGLGLAFFSFNRGLPLTFRSVFWPILGERIYDWPGDVVDVLAVVATLFGLSTSLGLGVQQINAGLTFLSGRYLPFGIPSSPLVQVGIIAVITAIATMSVVAGLDGGVKLLSELNLYVMAALLGAVLLIGPTVFLLGTFVETLGFYVSVLPELAFWSESFTGTSWQNTWTVFYWGWWVSWSPFVGMFIARISKGRTVREFLLGVLVLPSLFSFLWMATFGGSALFVQLNGNGGLASAAENDVATAMFELFSVLPFTVVTSVVAVVLVTTFFVTSSDSGSLVIDHMTAGGKREVPTTQRVFWATAEGAVAAVLLVGGGLNALRTAAITTGLPFTVVLLVLCYTLYRGLRKERGMLESDRFSAQVERLVKRGDVEVTTSNQTVVTDVSDGESGASSESGASGGSAPTDD